From the genome of Nodosilinea sp. FACHB-141, one region includes:
- a CDS encoding HAMP domain-containing sensor histidine kinase yields the protein MTRPKQQRQRQKRRSLLYPKTERDRNLSTSAYTQNPQTVRKDTVCPHLPLLQPSPSGMLSLCFIRDWALAMSVSVFPVVPEGKAANEAAVHPQIWPCCSLQGLSWAERQQRRSQAIATLELSSPSSIPAWEEAVQMAARFLGVPIAVVTLADSQTEYVRAAHGLSSLGVGNPLSQQRQLPLLEGFGVHILDSEQPLLVTDTLENPVLAQNNLVVAYGIRAYGGVPLMTGQGTCIGTLAVMDVQPRAFTAQELGFLAMAARWGMSEYECHRATCLIPTPQAPLESLVDQVRLNLISQLTQDLRSPLTTVLGMTTMLSREIYGPLTPKQREYTDIVHRSSQILMALVEEIIDLNPLETERFDLVATAVDIESLGQQVLATLAPLAEASAQTLHLSVEPGENHWILDQRVVKQILYHLIFSIMQVAGENGALRVHACRRGKTLALALWLSNPWLGEGLPQEVVTVLQASPVPRQPPRSLLGILLGQHLVQRHGGQLLIQGSGDSDCRLMVLLPGLETTKAQSELGYPAAAESVCQR from the coding sequence TTGACCAGGCCAAAGCAGCAGCGGCAGCGGCAGAAGCGACGGTCTTTGCTATACCCCAAGACTGAGCGCGATCGCAACCTCAGCACCAGCGCCTATACCCAGAACCCACAGACGGTACGTAAAGATACCGTCTGCCCCCATCTACCGTTACTTCAGCCATCCCCGTCGGGCATGCTAAGCCTGTGTTTCATCAGGGATTGGGCTTTGGCCATGAGCGTTTCCGTGTTTCCAGTGGTGCCCGAAGGTAAAGCGGCAAATGAAGCGGCAGTTCACCCGCAAATCTGGCCCTGTTGTTCCCTCCAAGGTCTGTCCTGGGCTGAGCGTCAGCAGCGGCGCAGCCAGGCGATCGCTACCCTTGAGCTCAGCTCCCCCAGCAGCATCCCCGCCTGGGAAGAGGCCGTCCAGATGGCGGCTCGCTTCCTCGGCGTCCCCATCGCCGTGGTTACCTTGGCCGACAGCCAGACCGAGTACGTGCGAGCGGCCCACGGATTGTCCTCCCTAGGAGTAGGCAACCCCCTATCGCAGCAGCGCCAGCTTCCTCTCTTGGAGGGGTTTGGAGTCCACATTCTCGACAGCGAGCAGCCTCTGCTGGTGACCGACACGCTTGAGAACCCAGTTTTGGCCCAAAACAATTTAGTCGTGGCCTATGGCATTAGAGCCTATGGCGGAGTGCCGCTTATGACTGGCCAGGGCACCTGCATTGGCACCCTGGCTGTAATGGATGTGCAGCCGAGAGCGTTCACCGCCCAAGAGCTAGGGTTTCTAGCAATGGCAGCTCGTTGGGGCATGAGCGAGTATGAATGCCATCGGGCCACCTGCCTAATTCCTACCCCTCAGGCTCCCTTAGAGTCTCTGGTAGATCAAGTGCGCCTCAACCTAATTAGTCAGCTCACCCAGGATCTGCGTAGCCCCCTGACCACGGTGCTCGGCATGACCACCATGCTCAGCCGGGAGATCTACGGCCCCCTCACCCCCAAACAGCGCGAATACACCGACATTGTGCACCGCAGCAGCCAGATTTTGATGGCTTTGGTAGAAGAAATCATCGATCTCAACCCCCTGGAGACCGAACGCTTTGACCTGGTGGCTACCGCTGTCGATATTGAATCCCTAGGTCAGCAGGTGCTAGCCACCCTTGCTCCCCTGGCCGAAGCCAGCGCCCAAACCCTCCACCTCTCTGTAGAACCCGGCGAAAACCACTGGATCTTAGACCAGCGCGTGGTGAAGCAAATCTTGTATCACCTGATCTTCAGCATCATGCAAGTGGCCGGGGAAAACGGTGCTCTACGCGTCCATGCCTGTCGGCGGGGCAAGACCCTGGCCCTGGCCCTGTGGCTGTCTAACCCTTGGCTAGGGGAGGGGCTACCCCAGGAGGTAGTGACCGTTCTTCAGGCTTCTCCAGTGCCTCGTCAACCCCCTCGCTCTCTGCTCGGCATCTTGCTGGGTCAGCACCTGGTGCAGCGTCACGGCGGGCAGCTGCTCATCCAGGGAAGTGGGGATAGTGACTGTCGGCTGATGGTGCTGCTGCCGGGGTTGGAGACCACCAAAGCGCAGTCAGAGTTGGGTTACCCAGCTGCGGCTGAGAGCGTCTGTCAACGGTAG
- the obgE gene encoding GTPase ObgE, giving the protein MQFIDQAEVEVIAGDGGDGAVAFRREKYVPAGGPAGGNGGPGGSIYLRATQQLQTLLDFRYAHRFKADNGQRGGTKNMTGAAGVDLYLDVPCGTAIYDVATDQLMGDLVEPGQLLCVAQGGKGGLGNRHFLSNRNRAPEHALPGLPGEERRLRLELKLLAEVGIVGLPNAGKSTLISALSAARPKIADYPFTTLIPNLGVVRRPSGDGTVFADIPGLIEGAHQGLGLGHEFLRHIERTRLLLHVVDATAEQPVENFQTIQQELAAYGRDLSDRPQVLALNKVDALTPEALAELIHQFETLVPGPVYGISAVAGTGLGPMLQQIWDLLDQAKAAAAAAEATVFAIPQD; this is encoded by the coding sequence ATGCAGTTTATCGACCAAGCTGAAGTTGAGGTCATTGCCGGCGACGGCGGTGATGGCGCTGTCGCCTTTCGGCGTGAAAAGTACGTTCCCGCTGGCGGGCCAGCGGGGGGCAACGGCGGCCCTGGTGGGTCAATCTATCTGCGGGCTACCCAGCAGCTCCAAACCCTGCTTGATTTTCGCTACGCCCACCGATTTAAGGCCGACAACGGTCAGCGGGGCGGCACCAAAAACATGACTGGTGCCGCCGGAGTCGATCTATATCTCGATGTTCCCTGCGGCACCGCCATCTACGATGTCGCCACCGATCAGTTGATGGGCGATTTAGTCGAGCCTGGCCAGTTGCTCTGTGTGGCCCAGGGGGGCAAGGGAGGACTGGGCAACCGCCATTTTCTCAGTAACCGCAACCGCGCCCCAGAGCACGCCCTGCCTGGGCTGCCTGGCGAAGAGCGGCGGCTGCGCTTAGAACTTAAGCTGCTGGCCGAGGTCGGTATCGTCGGCCTGCCCAATGCCGGCAAATCAACCCTAATTTCAGCCCTGTCAGCGGCACGGCCCAAAATTGCCGACTACCCGTTTACAACTCTAATTCCCAATTTGGGGGTGGTGCGCCGTCCTTCGGGCGACGGCACCGTGTTCGCCGACATTCCTGGCCTAATTGAAGGGGCGCACCAGGGGTTAGGGCTAGGCCACGAGTTTTTGCGCCACATTGAGCGCACTCGACTGCTGCTGCACGTGGTCGATGCCACTGCCGAGCAGCCGGTAGAGAACTTCCAAACCATCCAGCAGGAGCTAGCAGCCTACGGACGCGACTTAAGCGATCGCCCCCAGGTTTTGGCCCTCAACAAAGTCGATGCCCTCACCCCTGAAGCCCTAGCCGAGCTTATCCACCAGTTCGAAACGCTGGTGCCGGGGCCAGTGTATGGCATTTCAGCCGTGGCCGGTACGGGCTTAGGCCCCATGCTTCAGCAGATTTGGGATCTGCTTGACCAGGCCAAAGCAGCAGCGGCAGCGGCAGAAGCGACGGTCTTTGCTATACCCCAAGACTGA
- a CDS encoding DUF4168 domain-containing protein has protein sequence MIHLLTYPLSAHRRTLVLATAIASLTMLAGGAGVSIPTATGNVTLGAAAQAQNSSVSSEEVTAYAASILEMEAPRNEALSQIKTLLTGTSHDISSIDMSCTGTANLNQLPRNLRGDIRTIIVNYCNRASEIVQSHGLPGRLFNRITATYPQDQALAEQIRAAMIQLQQQSVNGAE, from the coding sequence ATGATTCACTTATTGACTTACCCTTTATCTGCTCACCGTCGCACCCTGGTCTTGGCCACTGCGATCGCCAGCTTGACCATGCTAGCCGGTGGCGCGGGCGTTTCTATTCCCACAGCCACGGGCAACGTCACCTTGGGAGCCGCAGCCCAAGCCCAAAACAGTTCGGTCTCGTCTGAGGAAGTAACGGCCTACGCCGCCTCAATTCTTGAGATGGAAGCCCCACGCAACGAGGCCTTGAGCCAAATCAAGACCCTGCTAACCGGCACCAGCCATGACATCAGTAGCATTGATATGTCCTGCACTGGTACCGCCAACCTCAACCAGCTGCCCCGCAACCTGCGCGGCGACATCCGCACGATCATCGTCAACTACTGCAACCGGGCCAGCGAAATTGTGCAGTCCCACGGGCTGCCAGGGCGACTGTTCAACCGGATCACGGCCACCTATCCCCAAGATCAGGCTTTGGCTGAGCAAATTCGGGCAGCAATGATCCAGCTTCAGCAACAATCTGTCAACGGCGCTGAATAA
- the holA gene encoding DNA polymerase III subunit delta gives MPAYYFWGDDDFALQKAVQTLRQRTLNEAWASFNYDVVPAEAANGPSQALNQAMTPPFGEGQRLVWLMNTNLGQRCPDPVLAEFERTLPQLPDTSVLLLTSTAKPDGRAKFTKFFKTWGEVREFATIPPWKTDQIHQQVAAVAKERGMNLESGTLDLLTEAVGNDTRQLHLELEKLALYWGANPQPIPPAVAAELVTVSTQTSLKLAQVLKQGDTPTALGLVNDLLDRNEPALRIVATLVSQFRLWLWLKALVGVASDAEVAAAAEIANPKRIYFLKQEVRSLSLTQLQRSLPLLLELESDLKQGRDERATLHTKVIELCRLFRPGSA, from the coding sequence ATGCCCGCCTACTACTTCTGGGGCGACGACGACTTTGCTCTCCAAAAGGCCGTCCAAACCCTACGCCAGCGCACCTTAAACGAGGCCTGGGCCAGCTTTAATTACGATGTGGTGCCAGCAGAGGCCGCCAACGGTCCGTCCCAGGCCCTCAACCAGGCCATGACGCCTCCCTTTGGCGAGGGCCAGCGGCTAGTGTGGCTAATGAATACCAACCTGGGGCAACGCTGCCCAGACCCTGTTCTGGCCGAGTTTGAGCGCACCCTACCCCAGCTGCCCGACACCTCGGTGCTGTTGCTCACCAGCACTGCTAAGCCCGATGGCCGGGCCAAGTTCACGAAATTCTTTAAAACCTGGGGTGAGGTGCGCGAGTTTGCCACCATTCCCCCCTGGAAAACTGATCAGATTCACCAGCAGGTCGCCGCCGTAGCCAAGGAACGGGGCATGAACCTGGAGTCTGGCACCCTCGATCTGCTGACAGAAGCAGTGGGCAACGACACCCGCCAGCTCCACTTAGAGCTGGAGAAGTTGGCCCTGTATTGGGGGGCAAACCCGCAGCCTATTCCCCCCGCCGTGGCCGCAGAGCTGGTGACGGTATCGACCCAGACCAGCCTCAAGCTAGCCCAGGTCCTCAAGCAGGGCGATACCCCCACCGCCCTGGGGTTAGTCAACGACCTGCTCGATCGCAACGAGCCCGCCCTGCGCATTGTGGCCACTCTAGTTAGCCAGTTTCGGCTGTGGCTGTGGCTTAAGGCCCTAGTTGGGGTAGCCAGCGACGCCGAGGTGGCGGCGGCAGCAGAGATCGCTAATCCCAAGCGAATTTACTTCTTAAAACAAGAGGTGCGATCGCTGAGTCTCACCCAATTGCAACGGAGTTTGCCTTTGCTACTAGAATTAGAGTCTGATCTAAAGCAGGGCCGGGATGAACGCGCTACTCTACACACAAAAGTGATAGAACTTTGTCGGTTGTTTAGGCCCGGTAGTGCCTAG
- a CDS encoding precorrin-8X methylmutase — MAQLWQSPILEESFALIDREVGEHGFTPAEYAVVRRVIHSTADFDFKELVRFSEGAIATATHHLSNGGPIIVDVTMVRQGVAGMIERTFQNPLLTAVTLGDSPENGRTRTEAGLLRCLEEHPKALVAIGNAPTALMALCDRIVSDQAHPALVIGAPVGFIAVEDSKQRLAQTSVPQIRVEGRKGGSPVAAAILNALLVLAWEQQV; from the coding sequence ATGGCGCAGCTGTGGCAGAGCCCTATTTTAGAAGAAAGTTTTGCGCTGATTGACCGGGAAGTGGGCGAGCATGGCTTTACTCCGGCGGAGTATGCGGTGGTGCGGCGCGTTATTCACAGTACTGCCGATTTTGACTTTAAGGAGTTGGTGAGGTTTAGCGAGGGGGCGATCGCCACGGCGACCCATCATCTCTCAAATGGTGGCCCCATTATTGTAGATGTGACGATGGTGCGCCAAGGGGTGGCGGGCATGATAGAGCGCACATTCCAAAATCCTCTGCTGACAGCTGTAACCTTGGGCGATTCGCCAGAGAATGGGCGCACCCGTACGGAGGCCGGACTGCTGCGGTGTTTGGAGGAGCATCCCAAGGCGCTGGTGGCCATTGGCAATGCGCCGACGGCGCTGATGGCACTGTGCGATCGCATCGTCTCAGATCAGGCCCACCCCGCTTTAGTCATCGGTGCTCCGGTCGGCTTCATAGCGGTAGAGGACTCTAAGCAGCGTTTGGCTCAGACTTCTGTGCCCCAGATTCGGGTGGAGGGGCGCAAGGGCGGGTCGCCTGTCGCTGCGGCCATTCTCAACGCTCTGCTGGTGCTGGCTTGGGAGCAGCAGGTATGA
- the cbiE gene encoding precorrin-6y C5,15-methyltransferase (decarboxylating) subunit CbiE, protein MTPIQVVGIGLDGREGLSPKLLQIIDQAVVLVGSPRHLSYFPDATAETWVLGDLKATLDRLRQWLDTTKPGTAVVLASGDPLFFGLGRLLLDHLPAENLTFHPHLSAVQLAFSRLKLPWQGATLISAHGRSTEELTTALRRGDTLIAVLTDPTHNPAALGQLILTLGLPYSYRLTICENLGDDTETIYHLTPETTMGKTFAALNVVVLQRQHEAGLDAENLPLIGLPDRAFATFSDRPGLITKRDIRIQILADLDPRPGQTIWDVGAGTGSVSVEINRLCPTAQVYAIEKTAAGYGLIQQNQRRLGNTNLHPIYGAAPEALEALPDPDRIFIGGSGGHLAEILDRCAQRLRPQGRIVLALATIEHTSTALAWASGTADGRSAWPVELRQIQVQQGVQVGALTRWQPLTPITIITLNYP, encoded by the coding sequence ATGACCCCAATTCAAGTGGTGGGAATTGGGTTGGATGGGCGAGAGGGGCTATCGCCCAAACTGCTGCAAATTATTGACCAAGCAGTGGTGCTGGTAGGCAGTCCCCGACATCTCAGTTACTTTCCTGACGCGACGGCAGAAACCTGGGTCTTAGGAGATCTAAAAGCAACCCTCGATCGCCTCCGTCAGTGGTTAGACACTACTAAACCCGGTACTGCCGTGGTTTTGGCCTCTGGCGACCCACTCTTTTTTGGCCTAGGGCGGTTGCTGCTCGACCACCTGCCCGCCGAGAACCTAACCTTTCATCCCCACCTGAGTGCGGTGCAGTTGGCCTTCAGTCGGCTAAAGCTCCCCTGGCAGGGGGCGACGCTAATCAGTGCCCACGGTCGATCCACCGAAGAACTCACTACTGCCCTGCGGCGCGGGGATACACTGATTGCGGTACTCACCGACCCGACTCACAATCCAGCTGCCCTAGGACAGCTGATTCTCACGCTGGGGCTGCCCTATAGCTATCGGCTAACGATCTGTGAAAATTTGGGGGATGACACCGAAACCATTTATCATTTGACGCCTGAAACTACGATGGGCAAAACCTTTGCGGCCCTCAACGTGGTGGTGCTCCAGCGGCAGCATGAGGCAGGGCTCGATGCCGAAAATCTGCCGCTGATTGGCCTACCCGATCGCGCCTTTGCTACCTTTAGCGATCGCCCCGGCTTAATTACCAAGCGCGACATTCGCATTCAAATCTTGGCCGACCTAGACCCGAGGCCAGGGCAGACTATTTGGGATGTTGGGGCCGGTACCGGCTCCGTCAGCGTTGAAATCAACCGCCTCTGCCCCACTGCCCAGGTCTACGCCATTGAGAAAACCGCTGCTGGCTACGGCTTAATTCAGCAAAACCAGCGCCGCCTGGGTAACACCAACCTACACCCGATCTATGGGGCTGCCCCTGAAGCCTTAGAAGCCCTGCCCGACCCCGATCGCATCTTTATTGGCGGCAGCGGCGGCCACCTGGCTGAAATTCTCGATCGATGCGCTCAGCGCCTCCGACCCCAGGGCCGAATTGTCCTAGCCCTTGCAACCATAGAGCACACCAGCACGGCGCTGGCCTGGGCCAGCGGAACCGCAGACGGTCGCTCTGCTTGGCCGGTAGAGCTGCGTCAAATTCAGGTACAGCAAGGGGTTCAAGTCGGAGCACTGACCCGCTGGCAACCACTCACCCCCATTACCATCATCACCCTGAACTATCCCTAA
- a CDS encoding CPBP family intramembrane glutamic endopeptidase gives MPLTYPVAPQHKLPLLLPLYLLAPVAVEVHRHLANSTWSAYGIAWDWPFARATAAGFGVAAGGVALLVALQVGLGWRRWQSISQPVASEGAELSPTGHTNAQTISSPSPGVVLLAVLPLALFVGWIEELVFRGVLVNGLGQVLPVGLMAIAVCLIFAFSHLLWDGPAGMLQVPGLAVMGAVLLLARWAVGGSLGLAWGLHAGWVFAIAAIDALALLKPGKDGPVWLVGLPDQPLTGLLPLGLLVLTGVGVWALG, from the coding sequence GTGCCGCTCACCTACCCCGTTGCCCCACAGCATAAGCTGCCCCTGCTGCTGCCTTTATATTTGCTGGCTCCTGTAGCGGTGGAGGTGCATCGTCACCTCGCCAATAGCACTTGGTCAGCCTACGGCATCGCTTGGGATTGGCCCTTTGCCAGAGCTACCGCTGCCGGGTTTGGGGTAGCCGCCGGAGGTGTAGCCCTGCTAGTAGCATTGCAGGTGGGGCTGGGCTGGCGGCGGTGGCAGTCGATTAGTCAACCCGTTGCCTCGGAAGGGGCTGAGCTTTCCCCAACGGGCCATACTAATGCTCAGACAATATCTAGTCCTTCGCCAGGGGTAGTGCTGCTTGCGGTACTGCCCCTGGCGCTGTTTGTAGGCTGGATTGAAGAGCTGGTATTTCGCGGCGTCTTGGTGAACGGGCTGGGGCAGGTGTTGCCGGTAGGGCTGATGGCGATCGCCGTCTGCCTCATTTTTGCCTTTTCTCACCTACTGTGGGATGGCCCCGCTGGAATGCTCCAGGTGCCAGGTCTGGCGGTGATGGGGGCGGTGCTGTTGCTAGCTCGCTGGGCCGTGGGCGGTAGCCTGGGCTTGGCCTGGGGTCTCCATGCTGGCTGGGTCTTTGCGATCGCCGCCATCGATGCCCTTGCCCTGCTGAAGCCCGGCAAAGATGGCCCAGTTTGGCTAGTGGGGCTGCCCGATCAGCCGCTCACAGGTCTGCTGCCCCTAGGGTTGCTGGTGCTTACAGGGGTAGGGGTGTGGGCTTTGGGATAA
- a CDS encoding AbrB family transcriptional regulator: MAEKPTPLTGKALLQKVKDLSNLTKRETAKECGYYTLTKDNQVRVNLSGFYDALLEAKGINLDPENSKDGRGREPTYRVSVHKNGQIVIGATYTQEMGLKSGDEFEIKLGYKHIHLKQLDADSDEE, encoded by the coding sequence ATGGCAGAAAAACCCACTCCCCTGACCGGCAAAGCATTGCTCCAAAAGGTTAAAGACTTATCTAACCTAACCAAACGCGAAACCGCTAAAGAATGCGGCTACTATACCCTAACCAAAGACAATCAGGTACGGGTCAATTTGTCTGGCTTTTACGATGCGTTGCTAGAGGCTAAAGGCATCAACCTTGATCCTGAAAACAGTAAAGATGGCCGCGGTCGCGAACCTACTTATCGGGTTAGCGTCCACAAAAATGGCCAGATTGTTATTGGTGCCACTTACACCCAAGAAATGGGCCTTAAGTCTGGCGACGAGTTTGAGATTAAGCTGGGCTACAAGCACATTCATCTGAAGCAGCTCGATGCCGACTCTGACGAAGAATAG
- the acs gene encoding acetate--CoA ligase: protein MASPTIESILHENRLFSPADEFVQNASIKSLEEYRALAERAAADPAQFWAELASQELHWFKSWDTVLDWQPPFAKWFVGGKINISYNCLDRHLTTWRRNKAALIWEGEPGDSRTLTYAQLHREVCQVANVLKGLGVQKGDRVGIYMPMVPEAAIAMLACARIGAPHTVIFGGFSAEALKDRLNDAEAKVVITADGGFRKDKIVPLKAAVDQALADGGVPSVASVLVVQRTKAEITMVEGRDHWWHELQATASAHCPAEEMDAEDLLFILYTSGTTGKPKGVVHTTGGYNLYTHTTFKWTFDIKDTDVYWCTADVGWITGHSYIVYGPLSNGATTVMYEGVPRPSNPGCFWDVIEKYGVTIFYTAPTAIRAFIKMGDELPKARDLSSLRLLGTVGEPINPEAWMWYHQVIGGERCPIVDTWWQTETGGFMITPLPGAIATKPGSATLPFPGILADVVDLDGNPVPPGEGGYLVIKHPWPSMMRTVYGDDDRYRRTYWEHIAPINGQYLYFAGDGARKDADGYFWVMGRVDDVINVSGHRLGTMEVESALVSHPAVAEAAVVGRKDDLKGEDIFAFVILEGHYSASDELKQELKQHVVNEIGAIARPGEIRFADALPKTRSGKIIRRFLRNLASGEAIAGDASTMEDQSVLDQLRQG, encoded by the coding sequence ATGGCTTCCCCCACCATCGAATCAATTCTCCACGAAAACCGCCTGTTTTCACCGGCTGATGAGTTCGTTCAAAACGCATCCATCAAGAGCTTAGAGGAGTATCGTGCCCTAGCCGAACGGGCAGCGGCAGACCCAGCTCAGTTTTGGGCAGAACTCGCCAGTCAGGAGCTGCACTGGTTTAAGTCTTGGGATACAGTGCTTGACTGGCAGCCGCCCTTTGCGAAGTGGTTTGTGGGGGGCAAAATTAACATTTCCTACAACTGTTTAGATCGCCACCTCACCACCTGGCGACGCAATAAAGCCGCCCTGATTTGGGAAGGCGAGCCGGGGGATAGCCGCACCCTGACCTACGCCCAGCTGCACCGTGAGGTGTGCCAGGTAGCCAACGTGCTCAAGGGGTTGGGGGTACAAAAGGGCGATCGCGTCGGCATTTATATGCCCATGGTGCCTGAGGCGGCGATCGCCATGCTCGCCTGCGCCCGCATTGGTGCCCCACACACGGTCATCTTTGGCGGCTTTAGCGCTGAAGCGTTGAAAGATCGCCTCAACGATGCTGAGGCCAAGGTCGTGATTACCGCCGACGGTGGCTTTCGCAAAGACAAGATTGTGCCGCTCAAAGCTGCGGTAGATCAAGCTTTGGCCGACGGTGGTGTGCCCAGTGTTGCCAGCGTGCTGGTGGTGCAGCGCACCAAGGCCGAGATCACCATGGTCGAAGGCCGCGACCACTGGTGGCACGAGCTCCAGGCCACAGCCTCGGCCCACTGCCCCGCCGAGGAAATGGACGCCGAAGACCTGCTGTTCATCCTCTACACCAGCGGCACCACGGGCAAACCCAAGGGTGTGGTGCACACTACCGGGGGCTACAACCTCTACACCCACACCACCTTTAAATGGACCTTTGACATCAAAGATACCGATGTTTATTGGTGTACCGCCGACGTGGGTTGGATTACGGGACACAGCTACATTGTCTACGGCCCGCTGTCAAACGGAGCGACTACGGTGATGTATGAGGGGGTGCCCCGACCCTCAAACCCTGGCTGCTTTTGGGATGTAATTGAAAAGTACGGTGTCACCATTTTCTACACCGCTCCCACCGCCATTCGCGCTTTTATCAAAATGGGCGACGAGCTGCCTAAAGCGCGAGATCTGTCGTCGCTACGGCTGCTGGGCACGGTGGGCGAACCCATCAACCCAGAAGCCTGGATGTGGTACCACCAGGTGATTGGTGGCGAGCGCTGCCCAATTGTCGATACCTGGTGGCAAACGGAAACCGGCGGCTTTATGATTACGCCCCTGCCGGGGGCGATCGCCACCAAGCCCGGTTCCGCGACCCTTCCTTTCCCCGGCATTTTGGCCGATGTGGTCGATCTTGACGGCAACCCAGTGCCCCCGGGTGAAGGCGGCTACCTGGTGATCAAACATCCCTGGCCCAGCATGATGCGCACGGTCTACGGCGACGACGATCGCTACCGCCGCACCTACTGGGAACACATTGCCCCAATCAACGGCCAATATCTGTACTTTGCAGGCGACGGCGCTCGCAAGGATGCTGACGGTTACTTTTGGGTAATGGGTCGGGTGGATGATGTGATCAATGTGTCGGGCCATCGCCTAGGCACCATGGAGGTCGAGTCAGCGCTGGTTTCCCACCCGGCGGTAGCCGAAGCTGCCGTGGTGGGTCGAAAAGATGACCTCAAGGGCGAAGATATCTTTGCCTTTGTGATTTTGGAGGGTCACTATAGCGCCAGCGACGAGCTCAAGCAGGAACTTAAACAGCACGTGGTGAACGAAATTGGCGCGATCGCCCGACCCGGCGAAATTAGATTCGCCGACGCGTTACCTAAGACGCGATCGGGCAAAATCATCCGTCGCTTTTTGCGCAACTTGGCCAGTGGCGAGGCGATCGCAGGTGATGCTTCCACAATGGAAGATCAAAGTGTGCTTGATCAACTTCGTCAGGGCTAA
- a CDS encoding ferritin-like domain-containing protein, with protein MKTRSNSIPQPINQILLPLFDGLTALRDRCGQQIEQMQRLGRTVGLALPLAMLLFFCVGPTAAAQAQGTVLSPRQVTEYALTLEKLEADFYRRAVTAAQSGGLSGIPQAAKDIIVSYGQDEAQHVADLSAVLPSLGGNPNAVVIPANPNYAAILGRDPFANPADFLLVGQYVEDLGVAAYKGQVQNLLAAGEAGKTVLAAALEIHSVEARHAAGVRFLRQTLLGADVNPWISENARTKQNANSVEVIYNENRSGSPIPFSSDAFDGYATQSEVLALVGPILTEAPQTNQPRPQTPNNPSPTPNNQGGSTQNNAPRALW; from the coding sequence GTGAAAACACGTTCTAATTCAATTCCCCAACCGATAAACCAGATCCTGCTGCCCTTGTTCGACGGGCTGACAGCTTTACGCGATCGCTGTGGTCAGCAGATTGAGCAGATGCAGCGCCTAGGGCGCACCGTAGGCCTTGCCCTGCCGTTGGCAATGCTGTTGTTCTTCTGTGTTGGCCCGACCGCTGCTGCCCAAGCCCAGGGAACGGTCTTGTCCCCTCGACAGGTGACTGAATATGCCCTCACCTTGGAAAAATTAGAAGCTGACTTTTATCGCCGGGCGGTCACGGCTGCTCAAAGCGGTGGTCTGTCTGGCATTCCTCAGGCAGCGAAAGATATCATTGTTTCCTACGGTCAAGACGAAGCTCAGCACGTAGCCGATCTCTCAGCCGTCCTGCCTTCGTTGGGCGGTAATCCAAATGCGGTGGTGATTCCAGCTAACCCCAACTATGCGGCTATTCTAGGCCGCGACCCGTTTGCTAACCCGGCTGACTTTTTGCTAGTGGGTCAGTACGTCGAAGATTTGGGTGTTGCCGCTTACAAAGGGCAAGTACAAAACCTGTTGGCCGCAGGTGAAGCCGGTAAAACCGTACTGGCGGCAGCGCTAGAAATCCACAGTGTAGAAGCTCGCCATGCCGCTGGGGTCAGGTTCCTGCGGCAGACTCTGCTAGGCGCTGATGTCAATCCCTGGATTTCAGAGAATGCCAGGACTAAACAGAACGCTAACAGTGTTGAGGTGATTTACAACGAAAATCGATCGGGTTCGCCTATTCCCTTTAGCTCTGACGCATTCGACGGTTATGCAACTCAGAGTGAAGTCTTGGCACTTGTCGGCCCGATTTTGACTGAAGCTCCTCAAACTAACCAACCCAGGCCCCAAACACCAAACAACCCAAGCCCAACGCCAAACAACCAGGGCGGATCTACACAAAATAACGCTCCTCGCGCATTGTGGTAA